In the genome of Ensifer adhaerens, one region contains:
- a CDS encoding pilus assembly protein CpaE, with protein MSTVEYGIEPAAMGDQLDERANDSIDIDQIRPLPRISIHAFCESEDVLRLMERCSHDRRMGKVTFKINHGSIAAAASMFASAATPNLIILETSLGADRLFEELGPLAEVCDPSTKVIIVGRQNDIGLYRELMRNGISEYLVYPVGLPDLLSSISSIFVDPEAEPLGRSIAFIGAKGGVGSSTIAHNAAFGISSLFSTETILADLDLAFGTANINFDQDPAQGMAEAVYSPDRLDEIFLDRLLAKCTDNLSLLAAPSMLDRAYDFGREAFQPVVEVLSRSAPVTVLDVPHAWNDWTRMLLSGVDEVVITAVPDLANLRNAKNMFDALKKLRPNDKLPHLIINQAGMPKRAEISPSDFVDPLGVQPIAVIPFEVQLFGSAANSGRMIAEIDPKAPVSETFSQIAHVVTGRTTVKRQKGSSLAKMLALLNRAKSKA; from the coding sequence ATGAGTACAGTTGAATACGGAATCGAGCCCGCCGCGATGGGCGACCAGCTCGACGAGCGTGCGAACGACAGCATCGACATCGATCAGATCCGGCCGCTGCCGCGCATATCGATCCATGCCTTCTGCGAGAGCGAGGACGTGCTGCGCCTGATGGAGCGCTGCAGTCACGATCGCCGGATGGGCAAAGTCACGTTCAAGATCAACCACGGCAGCATCGCTGCCGCTGCAAGCATGTTTGCGAGCGCCGCAACGCCGAACCTGATCATCCTGGAGACGTCGCTCGGCGCGGACCGGTTGTTCGAGGAACTGGGACCGCTCGCCGAAGTCTGCGACCCTTCCACAAAGGTCATCATCGTCGGTCGCCAGAACGACATTGGTCTCTATCGCGAGCTGATGCGCAACGGTATTTCCGAATATCTGGTCTATCCGGTCGGTCTCCCCGACCTGCTTTCCTCGATCTCTTCGATCTTTGTCGATCCCGAGGCCGAGCCGCTTGGCCGCAGCATTGCATTCATCGGCGCCAAGGGCGGCGTCGGCTCATCGACCATCGCGCATAACGCCGCCTTCGGCATTTCGAGCCTGTTTTCCACGGAAACGATCCTGGCGGATCTCGATCTGGCCTTCGGCACAGCGAATATCAACTTCGATCAGGATCCTGCCCAGGGCATGGCGGAAGCGGTCTATTCGCCCGACCGCCTGGACGAGATTTTTCTCGACCGGCTTCTCGCCAAATGCACCGACAACCTGTCGCTTCTGGCTGCGCCGTCGATGCTCGATCGCGCCTATGATTTCGGTCGCGAGGCCTTCCAGCCGGTCGTCGAGGTTCTGTCCCGGTCCGCGCCCGTCACCGTGCTCGATGTACCGCACGCCTGGAACGACTGGACCCGCATGCTGCTTTCCGGCGTCGACGAGGTCGTGATCACGGCCGTGCCGGACCTGGCCAACCTGCGAAACGCCAAGAACATGTTCGACGCGCTGAAGAAGCTGCGTCCGAACGACAAGCTTCCCCACCTGATCATCAATCAGGCGGGCATGCCGAAGCGCGCCGAAATCTCTCCGTCGGATTTCGTCGATCCGCTGGGCGTTCAGCCGATCGCCGTCATCCCCTTCGAGGTGCAGCTTTTCGGCAGCGCGGCCAATAGCGGCCGAATGATTGCCGAGATCGACCCCAAGGCGCCTGTCTCCGAGACCTTCTCGCAGATCGCCCATGTCGTGACAGGCCGCACCACCGTCAAGCGCCAGAAGGGCAGCAGCCTCGCCAAGATGCTCGCACTGCTCAACCGCGCCAAAAGCAAAGCGTGA
- a CDS encoding adenosine deaminase yields MTSALKKAELHLHLEAGAPISLVLSQARQYGADMSAYIRDGAYVWHDFTTFIHCYDAAAALFKSEEDFALLAETYLTEIAGAGAIYGELFVSPDHGVSAGLSARAYIAGISEGMKRAKARTGIESRMVVIGVRHLGAERVEAAARFAAERPDPLITGFNMAGEERFGKVADFTRAFDIARDAGLGITIHAGELAGAESVRDAIDLVRPARIGHGVRAVEDMDLVRRIADLGIVLEVCPGSNIALEVFPDFESHPLKTFFDMGVKVTLNSDDPPFFHTSLAKEYEIASSRMGFSDADLNRMTRTAIEAAFVDDATRARLLAMI; encoded by the coding sequence GTGACATCCGCTTTGAAGAAGGCCGAACTGCACCTGCATCTGGAAGCCGGCGCGCCGATTTCGCTGGTGCTTTCGCAAGCCCGGCAATATGGCGCCGACATGTCGGCCTATATTCGCGATGGCGCCTATGTCTGGCACGACTTCACGACGTTCATTCACTGCTATGACGCGGCCGCCGCACTCTTCAAGTCGGAAGAGGATTTCGCGCTGCTGGCTGAAACCTATCTGACTGAAATCGCGGGTGCGGGCGCCATTTATGGCGAACTCTTCGTCTCGCCGGACCACGGTGTTTCGGCCGGTCTTTCCGCACGTGCCTACATTGCCGGCATTTCCGAAGGCATGAAGCGGGCGAAAGCCAGGACCGGCATCGAGAGCCGCATGGTGGTCATCGGCGTCCGGCATCTGGGCGCAGAGCGCGTCGAAGCGGCTGCCAGGTTCGCGGCGGAACGACCTGATCCGTTGATCACCGGCTTCAACATGGCCGGCGAGGAGCGTTTCGGCAAGGTTGCCGATTTCACCCGCGCCTTCGACATTGCCCGCGACGCCGGGCTTGGCATCACCATCCATGCAGGCGAGTTGGCGGGCGCCGAAAGCGTGCGCGACGCCATTGATCTCGTGCGCCCGGCCCGCATCGGGCACGGCGTGCGCGCCGTCGAGGACATGGATCTCGTGCGGCGCATCGCCGATCTCGGCATCGTGCTGGAAGTCTGCCCGGGTTCCAATATCGCACTCGAGGTCTTTCCGGATTTCGAAAGCCACCCTCTGAAGACCTTCTTCGACATGGGGGTAAAGGTGACGCTGAACTCGGATGATCCGCCCTTCTTCCACACATCGCTCGCCAAGGAATATGAAATCGCCAGCTCGCGCATGGGCTTTTCCGATGCCGACCTGAACCGCATGACCCGAACGGCCATCGAAGCGGCCTTTGTCGACGATGCGACGCGGGCGCGTCTTCTTGCAATGATTTGA
- a CDS encoding prepilin peptidase CpaA, whose amino-acid sequence MIQAAILVIFPLCMAVAAFSDLFTMTIPNRVSVILLAAFVIVAPLAGLSLVDIGWHLLAGVAVFAVVFVLFALNTMGGGDAKVLTASAVWFGFNDSLIVYLGDVAVIGGALTVLILLIRSQRNLIAAVGLPIPRPLLQEKKIPYGIAIGIGGFIAFPASPLMQWVLHSAI is encoded by the coding sequence ATGATCCAAGCCGCCATCCTTGTCATCTTCCCGCTCTGCATGGCCGTTGCGGCCTTTTCCGACCTGTTCACGATGACGATCCCGAACCGCGTGTCGGTGATCCTTCTGGCTGCTTTTGTCATCGTGGCGCCGCTTGCAGGGTTGAGCCTTGTCGACATCGGCTGGCATCTGCTGGCGGGGGTTGCCGTCTTTGCCGTGGTGTTTGTTCTCTTCGCGCTCAATACGATGGGCGGTGGCGACGCCAAGGTGCTCACGGCAAGCGCCGTCTGGTTCGGATTCAATGACAGCCTGATCGTCTATCTGGGCGATGTCGCCGTGATCGGCGGCGCACTGACCGTCCTGATCCTGCTGATCCGCAGCCAGCGCAACCTGATTGCGGCCGTTGGTCTGCCCATCCCGCGTCCTCTTCTGCAGGAAAAGAAGATCCCCTATGGCATTGCGATCGGCATTGGTGGCTTTATCGCCTTTCCCGCCTCGCCCCTGATGCAATGGGTGCTTCACAGCGCCATTTGA
- a CDS encoding Pilus formation protein N terminal region — translation MPVLKFSLKMKMIAAGVVALLTSVNAVAAADQNDDLIRVFMNHARVLKLDRPVAKVIIGNSDVADATVADSKTIVLTGRSFGTTNLVLLDSNGSAILDERVLVSIDEGNTVRVFRQTERSVYSCTPNCEMNSVPSGSAAAPTAAAAPSTSMAQ, via the coding sequence ATGCCTGTTTTGAAATTCTCGCTTAAGATGAAGATGATTGCTGCGGGTGTTGTTGCGCTCCTGACGTCCGTGAACGCGGTTGCCGCGGCAGACCAGAATGACGACCTGATCCGTGTCTTCATGAATCATGCCCGCGTCCTCAAGCTTGATCGCCCCGTGGCCAAGGTCATCATCGGGAACTCCGACGTGGCAGACGCGACAGTTGCCGATTCCAAGACGATCGTGCTGACGGGTCGCAGCTTCGGGACCACCAATCTCGTGCTTCTCGATTCGAATGGCAGCGCCATCCTGGACGAACGGGTTCTTGTGTCCATTGACGAGGGAAACACGGTTCGCGTGTTCCGGCAGACCGAGCGCAGCGTCTATTCCTGCACGCCGAACTGCGAGATGAACTCGGTTCCGTCCGGCTCCGCCGCGGCCCCGACTGCGGCTGCCGCGCCTTCGACCTCGATGGCACAGTAA
- a CDS encoding phosphopentomutase, which translates to MARAFLFVLDSFGVGGAPDAEIYGDLGADTLGHIAEFCAHGCADRAGLRDGPLELPNLSLFGLLHAAKAATGKFPKGMPVPEKTYGIRGAASEISRGKDTPSGHWEIAGTPVMFDWGYFPAEGDAFPEKLVNRICKAAELPGILGNCHASGTDIIKRLGEEHIRTGKPICYTSSDSVFQIAAHETHFGLERLLSLCETVRKLVDDYNIGRVIARPFVGETAETFERTGNRRDYSVLPPEPTLLDRLKNAGRNVHAIGKIADIFAHQGVSQLWKASGNSALFDATLEAMDEAGDGDLVFTNFVDFDMLYGHRRDVAGYAAALEEFDRRLPEINRKLQRGDMVIITADHGCDPTWRGSDHTRERVPVLAYGPGIKAREVGVLPTYADIGESIAAHLGIEPGRHGRSFL; encoded by the coding sequence ATGGCACGCGCATTCCTGTTCGTACTCGATTCCTTCGGCGTCGGCGGCGCGCCCGACGCGGAGATCTATGGGGATCTCGGCGCCGATACGCTCGGCCACATTGCCGAATTCTGCGCCCATGGTTGCGCGGACCGCGCCGGGCTGCGGGATGGACCGCTCGAACTGCCCAATCTTTCGCTTTTCGGCTTGCTGCATGCCGCCAAGGCCGCGACTGGCAAGTTTCCAAAGGGCATGCCCGTGCCTGAAAAGACCTATGGCATCCGGGGCGCCGCCAGCGAAATCTCGCGCGGCAAGGATACGCCGTCGGGACATTGGGAAATTGCCGGCACACCGGTGATGTTCGACTGGGGTTATTTTCCCGCCGAGGGAGATGCCTTTCCCGAGAAGCTGGTCAACCGGATCTGCAAGGCAGCCGAGCTTCCCGGCATCCTCGGCAATTGCCATGCCTCTGGGACGGACATCATCAAGCGGCTGGGCGAAGAGCATATCCGCACGGGCAAGCCGATCTGCTACACATCCTCCGACTCCGTCTTCCAGATCGCCGCCCACGAGACGCATTTCGGCCTCGAGAGGCTGCTGAGCCTCTGCGAAACCGTGCGCAAGCTAGTGGACGACTACAATATCGGACGCGTGATCGCCCGCCCCTTTGTCGGTGAAACGGCAGAGACCTTCGAGCGCACCGGAAACCGCCGCGACTATTCTGTCCTGCCGCCCGAGCCGACACTGCTCGACAGACTGAAGAATGCGGGCCGGAACGTCCACGCCATTGGCAAAATTGCAGACATCTTCGCCCATCAGGGCGTGTCCCAGCTCTGGAAGGCGAGCGGCAATTCAGCCCTCTTCGATGCGACGCTGGAGGCCATGGACGAGGCCGGCGACGGCGACCTTGTCTTCACGAATTTCGTCGACTTCGACATGCTTTACGGCCATCGCCGCGATGTCGCGGGCTATGCCGCAGCGCTTGAAGAATTCGACCGCCGCCTGCCAGAGATCAACCGCAAGCTCCAGCGCGGAGACATGGTGATCATCACCGCCGACCACGGCTGCGATCCGACATGGCGCGGCTCCGACCATACCCGCGAGCGGGTTCCGGTTCTGGCCTACGGTCCCGGGATCAAGGCGCGCGAAGTGGGTGTTCTGCCAACCTATGCCGATATCGGCGAGAGCATCGCGGCCCATCTGGGCATCGAACCTGGACGTCATGGACGGAGCTTCCTGTGA
- a CDS encoding pilus assembly protein Flp/PilA, translated as MTKLLTRLMKDESGATAIEYGLIAALIGVAIITGAKSLGGALNNKFVAIAGNISTGQ; from the coding sequence ATGACCAAGCTTCTTACCCGTCTTATGAAAGACGAATCTGGTGCAACCGCCATCGAATACGGCCTGATCGCTGCCCTCATCGGCGTTGCAATCATCACCGGCGCAAAGTCCCTCGGCGGCGCACTGAACAACAAGTTCGTCGCAATCGCTGGCAACATTTCCACCGGCCAGTAA
- a CDS encoding pilus assembly protein CpaF — MFGKKGNDGFGKSGFSGGSAPSAPKTYAPAAPAASEPQVMVATPEPMIKAPEPAPARVAATPPPLAPEPPVRRRTTRNSEYYDTKSQVFSALIDTIDLSQLAKLDNESAREEIRDIVNDIITIKNFAMSISEQEELLEDICNDVLGFGPLEPLLARDDIADIMVNGAGQTFIEVDGKVQESDIRFRDNGQLLSVCQRIVSQVGRRVDESSPICDARLPDGSRVNVIAPPLAIDGPALTIRKFKKDKLTLDQLVRFGSITPEGAAVLQIIGRVRCNIVVSGGTGSGKTTLLNCLTRYIDTHERIITCEDSAELQLQQPHVVRLETRPPNIEGEGEITMRDLVKNCLRMRPERIIVGEVRGPEVFDLLQAMNTGHDGSMGTIHANTPRECLNRIESMIAMGGFTLPAKTVREIVAGSVDIIIQAARLRDGSRRITHITEVVGMEGDVIVTQDLVRYEIEGEDANGRIIGRHRSTGIGRPNFWDRARYYGEEKRLAEALDAMEDKVA; from the coding sequence ATGTTCGGCAAAAAGGGAAATGACGGCTTCGGAAAATCCGGCTTCTCGGGAGGGTCTGCTCCTTCCGCGCCGAAGACCTATGCGCCCGCCGCCCCTGCTGCGTCGGAACCGCAGGTCATGGTGGCGACACCGGAGCCGATGATCAAGGCTCCGGAGCCGGCGCCCGCCCGCGTGGCAGCAACGCCGCCGCCGCTCGCTCCCGAACCGCCGGTCCGCCGGCGCACCACCCGGAATTCGGAGTATTACGATACCAAGAGCCAGGTTTTCTCCGCGCTGATCGACACGATCGACCTGTCGCAGCTGGCCAAGCTCGACAATGAGAGCGCGCGTGAGGAAATTCGCGATATCGTCAACGATATCATCACGATCAAGAATTTCGCCATGTCGATCTCGGAGCAGGAAGAACTGCTCGAGGACATCTGCAACGACGTGTTGGGCTTCGGTCCGCTCGAGCCGCTGCTGGCGCGCGACGACATCGCCGACATCATGGTCAACGGCGCCGGCCAGACCTTCATCGAAGTCGATGGCAAGGTGCAAGAGAGCGATATCCGCTTCCGCGACAATGGCCAGCTTCTCTCCGTCTGCCAGCGTATCGTCAGCCAGGTCGGCCGCCGCGTCGACGAATCGAGCCCGATCTGCGACGCCCGTCTTCCCGACGGTTCGCGCGTCAACGTCATTGCGCCGCCGCTGGCCATCGACGGCCCGGCGCTCACCATTCGTAAGTTCAAGAAGGACAAGCTGACGCTCGATCAGCTCGTGCGCTTCGGTTCCATCACGCCGGAGGGTGCGGCCGTCCTGCAGATCATCGGCCGCGTCCGCTGCAACATCGTTGTCTCCGGCGGTACGGGTTCGGGGAAGACGACGCTTCTGAACTGCCTGACGCGCTACATCGACACGCATGAGCGCATCATCACCTGCGAAGACTCTGCCGAACTTCAGCTGCAGCAGCCGCATGTGGTACGCCTCGAAACGCGCCCGCCGAACATCGAAGGCGAGGGCGAAATCACCATGCGCGATCTCGTCAAGAACTGCCTTCGCATGCGTCCCGAACGTATCATCGTCGGCGAAGTGCGCGGACCTGAGGTGTTCGACCTGCTCCAGGCGATGAACACCGGTCACGACGGCTCGATGGGCACGATCCACGCCAACACGCCGCGCGAATGCCTGAACCGTATCGAATCGATGATCGCCATGGGCGGCTTCACGCTGCCGGCCAAGACGGTGCGCGAAATCGTCGCCGGCTCGGTCGACATCATCATCCAGGCCGCGCGTCTGCGCGACGGTTCGCGCCGCATCACCCACATTACCGAAGTGGTCGGCATGGAAGGCGATGTCATCGTGACGCAGGACCTCGTCCGTTACGAGATCGAAGGCGAAGACGCCAATGGCCGCATCATCGGGCGGCACCGCTCGACCGGCATAGGCCGGCCGAACTTCTGGGACCGCGCCCGCTATTACGGCGAAGAAAAGCGCCTGGCGGAAGCCCTCGACGCGATGGAAGACAAGGTCGCCTGA
- a CDS encoding pilus assembly protein CpaC produces the protein MARPQSRSSNPAISRPASKNEREQTVKITMHDIRKTTIGGLCFTLALSGLLPVPLTDGQGLAAFASESLVTISQAGPGVKKHLKLGLNKALVVELPADAHDILVADPSLADAVTRTSRRLYLFGKAVGQTNVFVFGADGKEIVSLDIQVERDISQLETNLRRFLPDSDIKVEIISDNIVLTGTVRTPQDAAQASKLAEIFVKGGEATTRNQTASGSGTSSSVAIFAEDRQTSQIVNLLTIQGEDQVTLKVTVAEVSRQVIKQLGLNSSVSGSNGAFSFINPTNLGGTSNGLSNALGTAVAGAAGSFGGGIGLAAYMNAMEQAGVMRTLAEPSLTAISGEVAKFYVGGSFNMVTDQTSTPDSQSIAPNGAVINTPGTITRSKQTSQYGISLSFLPVVMSAGRISLKLETEVSEPTYEGSVASFGDAKHPGVTQLGIRRRQASTTVELPSGGSIMIAGLVSDDVRQAFSGNPALAKIPILGTMFRSKDFQRNETELVIIATPYLVRAVSPDKLARPDDNFIPENDAATFFLNSVNKVYGTKVNPASGQRYHGNVGFIYK, from the coding sequence ATGGCTCGCCCGCAGTCCAGGTCATCAAATCCGGCAATATCTCGACCAGCCAGTAAGAACGAGCGGGAGCAGACTGTGAAAATTACGATGCATGACATCCGCAAAACCACGATTGGCGGGCTGTGTTTCACTCTGGCCCTCTCGGGGCTTCTTCCGGTTCCGCTGACGGACGGGCAGGGACTTGCCGCATTCGCAAGCGAATCCCTGGTGACGATCTCCCAGGCCGGCCCCGGTGTGAAGAAGCACCTCAAGCTGGGACTCAACAAGGCTCTGGTGGTCGAGCTGCCGGCTGATGCGCATGACATTCTCGTCGCCGACCCCTCGCTGGCCGACGCCGTCACCCGCACCTCGCGCCGCCTCTACCTCTTCGGCAAGGCCGTCGGTCAGACCAACGTCTTCGTCTTCGGCGCCGATGGCAAGGAAATCGTCAGCCTCGACATTCAGGTCGAGCGCGACATCTCGCAGCTCGAAACCAACCTGCGTCGGTTCCTGCCCGACTCCGACATCAAGGTCGAGATCATTTCGGACAACATCGTGCTGACCGGCACCGTGCGCACGCCTCAGGATGCGGCACAGGCCTCCAAGCTCGCAGAAATCTTCGTCAAGGGCGGTGAAGCCACGACCCGCAACCAGACGGCAAGCGGCTCCGGAACCTCTTCGAGCGTTGCCATCTTCGCCGAAGACCGTCAGACCTCGCAGATCGTCAACCTTCTGACCATCCAGGGCGAGGATCAGGTGACGCTGAAGGTCACGGTCGCCGAAGTCAGCCGCCAGGTTATCAAGCAGCTCGGCCTCAATTCGTCGGTCAGCGGCTCCAACGGAGCCTTCAGCTTCATCAATCCCACCAACCTCGGCGGGACGAGCAATGGCCTTTCCAACGCGCTGGGAACGGCCGTTGCCGGTGCAGCGGGCTCGTTTGGCGGCGGCATCGGCCTGGCTGCCTACATGAACGCGATGGAGCAGGCGGGCGTCATGCGCACCCTTGCCGAGCCGAGCTTGACCGCGATCTCCGGCGAAGTCGCCAAGTTCTACGTCGGCGGCTCCTTCAACATGGTCACAGACCAGACATCCACGCCGGACTCGCAGTCGATCGCGCCTAACGGCGCCGTCATCAACACGCCCGGCACGATCACGCGTAGCAAGCAGACCAGCCAGTATGGCATCTCGCTCAGCTTCCTGCCGGTTGTGATGTCCGCCGGTCGGATCAGCCTCAAGCTCGAGACCGAGGTTTCGGAGCCGACCTACGAGGGTTCGGTTGCATCGTTCGGCGATGCAAAGCATCCCGGCGTAACCCAGCTCGGCATTCGTCGCCGTCAGGCCTCAACGACGGTCGAACTGCCCTCCGGCGGCTCGATCATGATCGCAGGCCTCGTGAGTGACGACGTGCGCCAGGCCTTCAGCGGCAACCCGGCGCTCGCCAAGATCCCGATCCTCGGCACCATGTTCCGCTCGAAGGACTTCCAGCGCAACGAAACGGAACTCGTCATCATCGCGACGCCTTATCTCGTTCGCGCGGTGTCGCCGGACAAGCTTGCCCGCCCGGATGACAATTTCATCCCGGAAAACGATGCGGCAACCTTCTTCCTGAACAGCGTCAACAAGGTTTACGGCACCAAGGTCAACCCCGCCAGCGGCCAGCGCTATCATGGCAATGTCGGGTTCATCTACAAGTGA
- a CDS encoding Flp pilus assembly protein TadG: protein MSVPVLIEKLKMRARRASKPLACLSRLLTSKDGVGAVEFALIVPILLIIYLMSFEITVAISITRKVTHASSDIADLVTQKSSVDKAYLSTMPNVARATLAPYSSNGLSLKISGIAIDAASVARIAWSWQSTGGAPYAVGSTTNIPSDLAMPNSFVVRSELSLPYSLLLYLPGMSGTQTQSFTIKKDFYYRQRVGNSITCSDC, encoded by the coding sequence GTGAGCGTCCCCGTCCTGATCGAAAAACTGAAGATGCGGGCGCGCAGGGCCTCGAAGCCTCTTGCATGCCTGTCTCGTCTTCTGACGTCGAAAGACGGTGTCGGCGCAGTCGAATTTGCACTCATCGTGCCCATTCTCCTGATCATCTACCTGATGTCGTTTGAAATCACGGTCGCGATCAGCATCACGCGCAAGGTGACGCATGCCTCTTCGGATATCGCCGATCTGGTGACCCAAAAATCGAGCGTCGACAAGGCTTACCTGTCGACCATGCCGAACGTCGCCCGCGCAACCCTCGCACCCTATTCGTCAAACGGCCTGTCGTTGAAGATCAGCGGCATTGCCATCGACGCTGCGTCCGTTGCCCGAATTGCATGGTCATGGCAGTCGACGGGCGGCGCGCCTTACGCCGTCGGTTCGACGACCAACATCCCCTCCGACCTCGCCATGCCAAATTCCTTCGTGGTTCGGTCGGAACTCAGTCTTCCCTATTCGCTGCTTCTCTATCTACCCGGCATGAGCGGCACGCAAACGCAGAGCTTCACCATCAAGAAAGACTTCTATTACCGCCAGCGCGTCGGCAACAGCATCACCTGCTCCGACTGCTAG
- a CDS encoding Flp pilus assembly protein TadG — protein MATEGKAKRTTGLRRLFKSSEGATAIEFAILAIPFMMIVFATFETFIAFTGEQLVSNAVDTMARKIRTGQITFGLGRTTDRDRTQFRQDFCNQISIMITCSQTEAATPNKLWIDLQQVTNFSDIPVNVPLKATNGGKGRDLDTSQLKYTPGGAGKINMFRAYYRWPITTDLVRPYISNLQPEGASKGSEFLIVATSAFQNENYP, from the coding sequence TTGGCCACCGAAGGAAAGGCAAAGCGGACAACAGGACTGCGCCGGCTTTTCAAGTCCAGCGAAGGCGCAACCGCAATCGAATTCGCGATCCTGGCTATTCCCTTCATGATGATTGTCTTCGCAACGTTCGAGACTTTCATCGCCTTTACCGGCGAACAGCTGGTATCAAACGCCGTCGACACGATGGCCCGCAAGATTCGGACGGGTCAGATCACCTTCGGGCTCGGACGCACGACGGACCGGGACAGGACACAGTTCCGACAGGATTTCTGCAATCAGATTTCCATCATGATCACCTGCTCCCAGACCGAGGCCGCCACGCCCAACAAGCTCTGGATCGACCTGCAGCAGGTCACCAATTTTTCCGACATCCCGGTCAATGTTCCACTGAAGGCCACCAATGGCGGGAAAGGCCGAGACCTGGATACCTCGCAACTGAAATACACGCCCGGCGGCGCCGGCAAGATCAACATGTTTCGCGCATATTATCGCTGGCCGATCACGACCGATCTGGTCCGCCCCTATATCTCGAACCTCCAGCCGGAAGGCGCCAGCAAGGGGTCGGAATTCCTGATCGTGGCGACCAGTGCCTTCCAGAACGAGAACTATCCGTGA
- a CDS encoding pilus assembly protein CpaD, with the protein MNQLNEQCLHLIKREALVMPALRTLTLVALAASTVALAGCGTRPDSDLKTASINNDYRVRHPITLAEAEHSIDIPVATGDVKLSRGIEDTIRGFGQNYKNNSSGIIQIAVPVGSINSRAARAVVPAVRRELAYEGVQQRRMVVTSYQADPGVSAPIKLSFVALTAMTDQCGQWPEDLMENSFANKNWYNFGCANQNNLAAQVANPKDLFDPRASTPIDAQRRANVIDTYRTSGSSLGQDTSVSIPSQ; encoded by the coding sequence ATGAACCAGTTGAACGAACAATGCCTCCATCTGATCAAAAGGGAAGCTCTGGTGATGCCTGCGCTCAGAACTCTGACACTGGTCGCGCTTGCGGCCTCGACAGTTGCCCTGGCCGGTTGCGGCACGCGCCCGGACAGCGACCTCAAGACGGCTTCCATCAACAATGACTATCGGGTCCGTCACCCCATCACCCTGGCCGAGGCGGAGCATTCCATCGACATCCCGGTTGCGACCGGCGACGTCAAGCTCAGCCGCGGCATCGAGGACACGATCCGGGGCTTTGGCCAGAACTACAAGAACAATTCCTCGGGCATCATCCAGATCGCTGTTCCCGTCGGTTCGATCAATTCGCGGGCTGCTCGCGCTGTCGTGCCGGCCGTGCGCCGGGAGCTGGCCTACGAGGGCGTGCAGCAGCGCCGCATGGTCGTGACGAGTTACCAGGCCGATCCCGGCGTTTCGGCGCCCATCAAGCTCAGCTTCGTTGCGCTCACCGCCATGACCGACCAGTGCGGTCAGTGGCCGGAGGACCTGATGGAGAATTCTTTCGCCAACAAGAACTGGTATAATTTCGGCTGCGCCAACCAGAACAATCTGGCCGCGCAGGTCGCCAACCCGAAGGACCTGTTCGACCCGCGGGCATCGACCCCCATCGATGCGCAGCGGCGTGCGAACGTGATTGATACCTATCGCACCAGCGGCTCCAGCCTTGGCCAGGACACCAGCGTCAGCATTCCCAGCCAATGA
- a CDS encoding pilus assembly protein CpaB yields MKPARLIILSVAAVAAGLAGYLALNMGGQRVVEIQAAQPRMVKEATVDVLVAKANLATGSRLTSDSMTWIPWPESAIAPGFITRKNRETAMTDLNGAIVRLPIFANEPVRLEKIVDASNRTMSSILPAGKRAIATEISVSTSAGGFILPNDRVDVIMVRKGTQQSSFQTETILSNVRVLAIDQQLQQGPDGKQTAVGSTATLELTPDQAKVIAVAQQIADRLTLALRSVADSGEPDTSAAENLLGGSNGSPAVQVIKSGNISTSQ; encoded by the coding sequence ATGAAACCAGCACGTCTGATTATTTTGTCCGTTGCCGCAGTAGCGGCCGGTCTTGCCGGCTATCTGGCGCTCAATATGGGTGGCCAGCGGGTCGTCGAGATTCAGGCGGCGCAGCCCCGCATGGTCAAGGAAGCGACTGTTGATGTGCTGGTGGCGAAGGCCAACCTGGCCACCGGCTCGCGACTGACCTCGGACAGCATGACCTGGATTCCCTGGCCCGAATCTGCCATCGCTCCCGGCTTCATCACCAGGAAGAATCGCGAGACGGCGATGACCGATCTCAACGGTGCCATCGTCCGGCTGCCGATCTTTGCCAACGAACCGGTCCGCCTGGAAAAGATCGTGGACGCTAGCAACCGCACGATGTCGTCGATCCTGCCGGCCGGCAAGCGCGCGATCGCCACGGAAATCAGCGTGTCCACCAGCGCCGGCGGCTTCATCCTGCCCAACGACCGCGTCGACGTGATCATGGTCCGCAAGGGCACGCAGCAGAGCTCGTTCCAGACCGAAACGATCCTGAGCAACGTCCGGGTGCTTGCCATCGACCAGCAGCTTCAGCAGGGGCCGGACGGCAAGCAGACCGCCGTTGGTTCAACGGCGACGCTGGAGCTCACGCCCGATCAGGCAAAGGTAATCGCGGTCGCGCAACAGATTGCGGATCGGTTGACGCTGGCGCTCCGTTCGGTGGCCGACTCGGGCGAGCCCGACACGTCCGCGGCGGAAAACCTGCTGGGAGGCAGCAATGGCTCGCCCGCAGTCCAGGTCATCAAATCCGGCAATATCTCGACCAGCCAGTAA